One part of the Clostridium thermosuccinogenes genome encodes these proteins:
- a CDS encoding phosphodiester glycosidase family protein: MESKKEVKKNRFLWGRLALFLLFQAVLFSITFPLLVFYGPFDNVKAMVVGMSINSSKFQFVARTFLPEEEIVEILKSSYAVDPTARGEKVRRLEFGENHSDRIEVFDIQGKDFKGKMMVIYDPTSIEVGYSEKMPVSGETTSSIARRNNAVAAINGGGFTDNGWVGTGGSPMGYIIHKGEVIYNQSGSEKVRMDTAAFTEDGMLIVGMHSIEELKKYNVKEGISFGPPLVVNGKPTITTGDGGWGIAPRTAIGQRKNGEVLFLVVDGRSIESVGATLKDVQDILIKYGAVNAVNLDGGSSTTMFFNGEVINKPADRLGERKIPTAFIVVPKSRGDFE, translated from the coding sequence ATGGAAAGTAAAAAAGAGGTTAAAAAGAATAGGTTTTTGTGGGGAAGGCTTGCCCTGTTCTTGCTTTTCCAGGCTGTCTTGTTCTCGATTACATTCCCGCTTCTGGTCTTTTATGGGCCTTTTGACAATGTGAAGGCTATGGTGGTGGGGATGTCCATCAACTCATCCAAATTTCAATTTGTCGCCAGGACTTTTCTTCCGGAGGAGGAGATAGTAGAAATACTAAAAAGCAGCTATGCAGTTGATCCGACTGCCAGGGGGGAGAAAGTCCGGAGGCTGGAATTTGGTGAAAACCACAGCGACAGAATTGAAGTTTTTGATATCCAAGGCAAGGATTTTAAAGGAAAGATGATGGTCATATACGATCCTACAAGCATAGAGGTGGGATACTCCGAAAAAATGCCGGTATCGGGAGAAACCACCAGCAGCATTGCCCGTCGGAACAATGCTGTCGCTGCCATAAATGGCGGCGGTTTTACGGATAATGGCTGGGTGGGAACCGGTGGAAGTCCCATGGGTTATATCATTCATAAGGGTGAAGTGATATACAACCAATCGGGCAGCGAAAAGGTCAGGATGGATACTGCAGCCTTTACCGAAGATGGAATGTTGATAGTGGGTATGCACTCAATTGAAGAACTCAAGAAATATAATGTCAAAGAGGGAATCAGCTTTGGGCCGCCTCTGGTGGTGAACGGAAAGCCTACCATCACTACGGGGGATGGAGGCTGGGGGATTGCCCCACGCACAGCCATAGGGCAAAGAAAGAACGGAGAGGTGCTTTTTCTGGTGGTGGATGGCAGAAGCATTGAATCCGTAGGGGCAACCTTGAAGGATGTACAGGATATTTTGATAAAATATGGAGCTGTGAATGCGGTTAATCTGGATGGCGGATCATCAACTACGATGTTTTTTAACGGAGAGGTGATCAATAAGCCTGCCGACAGGCTGGGAGAACGCAAAATTCCTACTGCATTTATCGTAGTGCCCAAAAGCAGGGGGGATTTTGAATGA
- a CDS encoding putative ABC transporter permease, with product MIRYKRFFLYGFTGWGIEVFWTGLGSLLSGDKNLSSYTSLWMFFIYGLAIFLEPIHDIIQDWKWPLRGLVWVVIIWGIEYATGMLLRDLLGVQPWYYTGPFAVDSLVRLDFAPAWFVAGLLFERGHRALDAYGIA from the coding sequence ATGATTAGGTATAAAAGATTCTTTTTGTATGGATTTACCGGATGGGGTATTGAAGTCTTCTGGACAGGACTTGGATCTTTATTAAGCGGTGATAAAAACTTAAGCAGCTATACGAGTCTCTGGATGTTTTTCATATACGGCCTGGCTATATTCCTGGAGCCTATTCATGACATTATACAGGATTGGAAATGGCCGCTCAGAGGCCTGGTTTGGGTCGTGATAATATGGGGAATTGAGTATGCTACCGGTATGCTGCTTAGAGACTTGCTGGGGGTACAGCCATGGTATTACACCGGGCCTTTTGCCGTGGACTCTTTGGTAAGGTTGGATTTTGCCCCGGCATGGTTTGTGGCAGGGCTGTTGTTTGAACGAGGCCACAGGGCTCTGGATGCCTATGGAATTGCATGA
- a CDS encoding D-alanyl-D-alanine carboxypeptidase family protein has translation MMRKKIMLKISALIFLLFFVSSQLCFADDTIRNNANIAPEAGNIPDILENANVDINARSAILVDTAKWQTLYAKNANEKLHISTANKIMTTLIVIEKVNLYDKVTISKEASDAEGSILHLEAGEKYSVEDLLYALMLKSANDAANALAEYTAGDVEKFVQMMNAKAQELKLNDTVFNNPTGLYDEKQYTTASDLSVLMKYALSNPTFNNIFSTPIKLWFYSDSSTVLKSQNKLFWSYNGTDGGKLGYNEKDKQSLISTATKNNRRLMAIVLESSEETVYTDAETLLEYGFTNFKSGILVSKGQILKRQQVGDKTINLVSGESVYYTYPIGSDYIKSINIKVVDEITLPVTKSNPLGVATYVLADDTTINVNLYSDTEIYPPQSMKSRFLNTLMENKDILYLIAGLLVLEVLVIIFNIIRAIRRKFVARKQN, from the coding sequence ATGATGCGCAAAAAAATAATGCTTAAAATATCGGCTTTGATATTCTTGTTGTTTTTTGTTTCATCTCAGCTTTGTTTTGCTGATGATACGATACGCAACAATGCCAATATAGCACCGGAAGCAGGAAATATTCCTGATATATTGGAGAACGCCAATGTCGATATTAACGCCAGGTCCGCCATATTGGTCGACACTGCCAAGTGGCAGACTTTGTATGCGAAAAATGCTAATGAAAAGCTTCATATATCCACCGCAAACAAAATAATGACCACGCTGATAGTCATCGAAAAAGTCAACTTGTATGATAAGGTAACGATAAGCAAGGAGGCTTCGGATGCAGAAGGATCTATCCTGCATCTGGAGGCTGGAGAAAAATACTCCGTGGAAGATTTGCTTTATGCCCTGATGCTCAAATCTGCCAACGATGCTGCCAATGCCCTTGCCGAATATACTGCAGGAGATGTTGAAAAATTCGTGCAGATGATGAACGCAAAAGCTCAGGAATTAAAACTGAATGATACGGTGTTCAATAATCCCACCGGATTATACGACGAAAAGCAATATACGACAGCCTCCGATCTTTCTGTATTAATGAAGTATGCTCTGTCCAATCCGACTTTCAACAACATTTTTTCCACCCCGATTAAGCTGTGGTTCTATAGTGACAGCTCCACGGTGTTGAAAAGCCAGAATAAATTGTTCTGGAGCTACAACGGTACTGACGGTGGAAAACTTGGATACAACGAGAAGGACAAGCAATCCCTTATTTCCACAGCGACAAAAAATAACCGGCGCCTTATGGCCATTGTACTGGAGTCATCGGAAGAAACTGTCTACACTGATGCTGAAACTCTTTTGGAGTATGGTTTTACAAATTTTAAATCAGGCATCCTGGTATCAAAGGGACAAATATTAAAAAGGCAGCAGGTGGGTGATAAAACTATAAATCTGGTAAGTGGAGAAAGTGTTTATTACACCTATCCCATAGGCAGCGATTATATAAAAAGCATAAATATTAAAGTGGTCGACGAGATAACTCTCCCTGTAACAAAAAGCAACCCCCTGGGAGTAGCTACATATGTCCTGGCAGACGACACCACAATAAATGTCAACTTATATTCCGATACCGAGATATATCCTCCGCAAAGCATGAAATCACGTTTTCTCAATACCCTTATGGAGAACAAGGATATATTGTATCTGATAGCAGGACTTCTCGTGTTGGAGGTATTGGTAATTATATTCAACATAATCCGGGCTATAAGAAGAAAATTTGTTGCAAGGAAGCAAAACTAA
- a CDS encoding serine hydrolase, which produces MRYNRYLSSPIRAKKRKLKRKRLLLALILFTLLITSVYAVFDNEILDRLKGGFLIAFENDRDGEKRQDTKDDTYETTGNGDDAAMSQSNAAMKLEARITRKAEGDLQEKGFTIEPKPMDTSVIKRELENYIEGFEGQYGIHFYSLYDRSEFGINDTDEYDAASTAKLPLILLIYKKVEKGYINLDDILTYTKEDYSEGTGVIRYVDFGKKYTVRELAKLSIEESDNVATNMLKRLIGGEKVYREFMKQSGGIVVDYDRNISCPKDMSLYLKMVYDFYKENEELGGELMEYLQNTAFNDRLNKLLPPNVKVAHKVGTQVRAVHDVGIIYAEKPYILSVMSKDVDEAEAPDVIANISEKVYKFVAGN; this is translated from the coding sequence ATGAGATACAATAGATACCTGTCAAGCCCGATAAGGGCAAAAAAAAGAAAGTTGAAAAGGAAAAGGTTGCTTTTAGCATTAATTTTATTCACATTGTTGATTACATCAGTATATGCCGTGTTTGATAACGAAATACTGGACAGACTGAAAGGTGGATTTCTCATCGCATTTGAAAATGACCGGGATGGTGAAAAAAGGCAGGACACAAAGGATGATACCTATGAAACCACCGGTAATGGCGATGATGCGGCAATGTCTCAAAGCAATGCAGCTATGAAGCTGGAAGCAAGAATAACGAGGAAGGCGGAAGGCGATCTGCAGGAGAAAGGCTTTACAATTGAACCTAAGCCTATGGATACATCAGTTATAAAAAGAGAATTGGAAAACTATATAGAAGGGTTTGAAGGTCAGTACGGAATCCACTTTTATAGCCTATATGACAGATCGGAGTTCGGTATAAATGATACTGATGAATATGATGCTGCCAGTACTGCCAAATTGCCTTTAATCCTTCTTATCTATAAAAAAGTTGAGAAAGGCTATATAAATCTTGATGATATATTGACATACACAAAGGAGGATTATTCAGAAGGAACGGGAGTTATAAGGTATGTCGACTTTGGTAAGAAGTATACTGTAAGAGAGCTGGCAAAGCTTTCAATAGAGGAAAGCGATAATGTGGCCACCAACATGTTAAAACGGCTTATTGGTGGAGAAAAGGTTTATAGGGAATTCATGAAGCAGTCGGGCGGCATTGTTGTCGATTACGACAGGAATATTTCTTGTCCGAAGGATATGTCCCTGTATTTAAAAATGGTGTATGACTTTTATAAAGAGAATGAAGAGCTTGGCGGAGAACTAATGGAATACCTTCAAAACACAGCATTTAACGACAGGCTGAATAAATTGCTTCCACCGAATGTAAAGGTAGCTCATAAAGTAGGCACGCAGGTTCGTGCAGTGCATGACGTCGGTATTATCTATGCAGAGAAACCCTATATATTATCGGTAATGTCAAAGGATGTGGATGAGGCTGAAGCTCCGGACGTCATAGCCAATATTTCAGAAAAAGTATATAAATTTGTTGCAGGGAATTAG
- a CDS encoding cyclic-di-AMP receptor: MKLVFAIVHDDDERKVMDELNKNGFSATKLASTGGFLRSGNTTLLVGVDDDKVTKVIDIITKKSKSRKQAVTPASTFSGMGRMFMPRTSSNYMEESSLASDGTDEALTEYPAEVVVGGATIFVVNVERFEKV; encoded by the coding sequence ATGAAGCTGGTTTTTGCAATTGTCCACGATGACGATGAGCGTAAGGTTATGGATGAGCTGAACAAAAATGGTTTTAGTGCAACCAAGTTGGCTTCGACCGGAGGATTCCTAAGGTCCGGCAATACTACGCTCCTTGTTGGTGTGGATGATGATAAAGTGACAAAGGTTATTGATATCATCACCAAAAAGTCTAAAAGCAGGAAGCAAGCAGTTACACCTGCATCGACTTTTTCGGGAATGGGAAGAATGTTCATGCCAAGGACATCGAGCAATTATATGGAGGAGTCATCCCTGGCCAGTGACGGAACCGATGAGGCTTTGACTGAATATCCTGCCGAAGTGGTTGTCGGTGGTGCTACAATTTTTGTGGTTAATGTTGAGCGATTTGAAAAGGTATAA
- the dapB gene encoding 4-hydroxy-tetrahydrodipicolinate reductase, with amino-acid sequence MIRVCIVGLGRTGKEIARVFLEQDDIKVVAAVCSAGSPKKGKDLGEVIGCGKTGILIDSCDNLQQIVFRTRPDVVVDFSNPEATIKNAKLFAKMKVNIVIGTTGFSKISMMKLFVLSRKYRNGIVYAPNITLGVNVLMLMSNLMANILSNYDFQVTEVHHKHKKDAPSGTAIKLANEIKKGLVSSGSDSSEIDVPINAVRAGGVVGKHEVMIVGEEDKIEISHESFSRKAFALGALRAVKFIYKKTGYFEMSDVLNLRKALNDYLEKEKSISKNRMMHYMDGKKGVHEEANQV; translated from the coding sequence ATGATTAGAGTATGTATAGTTGGTCTCGGAAGGACGGGAAAGGAAATCGCCAGAGTTTTTCTGGAGCAGGATGATATAAAGGTGGTAGCTGCTGTTTGCAGTGCTGGAAGTCCCAAAAAGGGAAAGGATCTCGGTGAGGTTATAGGCTGTGGGAAAACAGGAATTTTAATTGATAGCTGCGATAACCTGCAGCAGATTGTTTTCAGAACCAGGCCTGATGTGGTGGTGGATTTTTCAAACCCTGAGGCGACGATAAAAAATGCGAAGCTTTTCGCCAAAATGAAGGTAAACATAGTAATAGGAACAACAGGGTTTTCAAAAATATCCATGATGAAGCTTTTTGTATTGTCCAGGAAATATCGCAACGGAATAGTCTATGCACCTAACATAACCCTGGGAGTGAATGTGCTTATGCTGATGTCAAATTTAATGGCCAACATTCTCAGCAATTATGACTTCCAGGTGACGGAAGTGCATCACAAGCATAAAAAGGACGCACCTTCGGGAACAGCCATAAAATTGGCTAATGAAATCAAAAAAGGGCTGGTGTCATCAGGAAGCGACAGCTCTGAAATTGATGTACCTATAAATGCGGTGCGTGCCGGAGGAGTGGTGGGAAAGCATGAGGTCATGATCGTCGGTGAAGAAGATAAAATAGAAATTTCCCATGAATCCTTTTCGCGCAAGGCTTTTGCCTTGGGTGCCCTCAGGGCTGTGAAATTTATTTATAAAAAAACGGGTTACTTTGAGATGAGTGATGTGTTAAACTTAAGGAAAGCACTTAATGATTATCTGGAAAAAGAGAAAAGCATATCCAAAAACCGCATGATGCATTACATGGATGGAAAAAAAGGAGTCCATGAGGAAGCTAACCAGGTTTAG
- a CDS encoding iron-containing alcohol dehydrogenase, with protein sequence MLNFEFYTPTKVYFGKDTHRKVGEIIKKYGFKKILLHYGGGSIKRIGLYDQVVQDLKDNGIDFVELGGVQPNPKVSLVRIGAELCKKENVEMVLAVGGGSVIDSAKVIAISALTDIDPWEFSAGNAKPDKALPVGTILTLAASGSEMSSSAVITNEDKLLKRGFNSEFNRPLFSIMNPELTYTVDKFQTGCGIVDIMMHTMERYFTSTKDVDLTDRIAEGLLKAVIRAGEIAIKNPRDYEARATLMWAGSLSHNDLTGAGRESFLRCHQLEHELSGMYDFVAHGAGLSIIFPAWAKYVYKHNVEKFCQFAVRVWNIDMNFENPEETALKGILATEDYFRSIGMPVRLSELNISDEKFEEMAEKCTHYGKRVISGYVPLGKKEIIEVFELCR encoded by the coding sequence ATGCTTAATTTTGAATTTTACACACCAACGAAGGTGTACTTTGGCAAGGATACCCACAGGAAAGTCGGAGAGATAATAAAAAAGTACGGCTTTAAAAAAATATTACTGCATTATGGCGGCGGAAGCATAAAAAGAATCGGGCTTTACGACCAGGTGGTCCAGGATTTGAAGGATAACGGAATTGATTTTGTGGAACTGGGTGGAGTGCAGCCCAACCCAAAGGTAAGCCTGGTTAGAATCGGTGCGGAGCTGTGTAAAAAAGAGAACGTTGAAATGGTTTTGGCAGTAGGTGGTGGGAGCGTTATTGACTCAGCCAAAGTCATAGCAATTTCTGCCCTGACCGATATTGACCCTTGGGAATTTTCAGCTGGCAATGCAAAGCCGGATAAAGCGCTTCCGGTAGGAACAATTTTGACTTTAGCCGCTTCCGGCAGTGAAATGAGCTCATCGGCAGTAATCACCAATGAAGACAAGCTTCTTAAAAGAGGATTTAACAGCGAGTTCAACAGGCCGCTTTTTTCAATAATGAATCCCGAGCTTACATATACAGTGGATAAGTTCCAGACCGGTTGCGGAATTGTGGATATAATGATGCACACCATGGAACGCTATTTTACTTCGACAAAGGATGTGGACTTAACCGACCGCATAGCGGAAGGGCTTTTAAAAGCTGTGATAAGAGCCGGTGAAATTGCTATAAAGAATCCCAGGGATTATGAGGCCAGAGCGACCCTTATGTGGGCAGGAAGCCTGTCCCATAACGATCTGACCGGAGCCGGCAGGGAATCATTCCTAAGATGCCATCAGCTGGAGCATGAACTTAGCGGCATGTATGATTTTGTAGCTCATGGGGCAGGTTTGTCTATAATTTTCCCGGCATGGGCCAAATATGTTTACAAGCATAATGTGGAGAAATTCTGCCAGTTTGCCGTAAGAGTCTGGAACATTGACATGAATTTTGAGAATCCTGAGGAAACTGCGCTGAAAGGCATCCTGGCGACGGAGGATTATTTTAGGTCCATAGGCATGCCCGTAAGACTGTCGGAGCTTAACATATCCGATGAGAAATTTGAGGAAATGGCTGAAAAATGCACTCATTATGGCAAGCGTGTAATATCGGGCTATGTACCCCTTGGGAAAAAAGAAATAATAGAAGTCTTTGAACTGTGCAGATAA
- a CDS encoding CPBP family intramembrane glutamic endopeptidase has protein sequence MRLIQLLRINFDEETKKSVDRQDGVYSIIYYAFYIVLMLLFGLLVFKTQIYQSLGSYFSSKTLFRLVFYFPYVLINLIPLFIILKLRKQSIRSIGIKMEKAGRSVVIGIIGSIPFTLLNISGPISSGKTVNPDLFDLLWSFLYYLICIALVEELVFRGFLQTRIQGLIGNKWLGIIVVGILFGLMHVPFQMMRANMPIFEFIMYDMPHLITTCIIHVYLVFLYTRDNNILAPTIAHAIINFSYDIFV, from the coding sequence TTGAGATTGATACAGTTGCTTAGAATAAATTTCGATGAGGAAACCAAGAAATCAGTTGACAGGCAGGATGGAGTTTACAGCATCATATATTATGCATTCTACATTGTATTGATGCTGCTATTTGGGCTGCTAGTGTTTAAAACGCAAATATATCAAAGCCTGGGAAGCTATTTCAGCAGCAAGACATTATTCCGGCTTGTTTTTTATTTTCCTTATGTTTTGATAAACCTCATACCTCTTTTTATAATCCTCAAGCTCAGAAAACAGAGCATCAGGAGCATTGGCATAAAGATGGAAAAGGCGGGAAGGTCAGTTGTAATTGGAATCATAGGTTCAATACCTTTCACGCTGCTGAATATATCAGGACCCATCAGCAGCGGTAAAACTGTAAATCCTGATTTGTTTGATTTGTTATGGAGCTTCTTATATTATCTCATATGTATAGCATTAGTAGAAGAATTGGTATTCAGAGGATTTTTGCAAACGAGGATCCAAGGTTTGATTGGCAATAAATGGCTGGGCATTATAGTTGTCGGAATTTTGTTCGGACTGATGCATGTCCCTTTTCAGATGATGCGGGCAAATATGCCGATATTCGAATTTATAATGTATGACATGCCGCATTTGATAACTACATGCATCATACATGTATATCTCGTATTTTTGTATACCAGAGACAATAACATTCTTGCACCTACTATTGCTCATGCAATCATAAATTTCAGTTATGATATTTTTGTGTGA
- a CDS encoding ketopantoate reductase family protein, which produces MKKIQKVYLSGLGAIGSSYAGKLHDMDPDSIRIIADRERIERYTKNGIAINGKVYNFQYLAPEEDAAPADLIIIAVKQHHLEQAIKDISNFIGDDTIILSLLNGISSEEILGRTFGMEKILYSFCVSTDSVRIGTQVKYSVLGTIVFGEKTNKEYSQKVLAVKDLFDRAQIPYSIPEDMIREQWWKFMMNVGLNQVSAILRAPYGVFQKVKEARELMEMACNEVIDIATKIGINLTRDDIDKYFKIIDTLSPNGKTSMLQDVEAHRKTEVEIFAGTVIELGQKYGILTPVNNMLYKMIRAMEQAYN; this is translated from the coding sequence ATGAAAAAAATTCAGAAAGTATATTTGTCAGGCCTTGGAGCCATAGGAAGCTCTTATGCAGGCAAATTGCATGATATGGACCCGGACAGTATAAGGATTATTGCCGACAGGGAACGAATAGAGCGTTATACCAAGAATGGAATTGCCATAAACGGCAAGGTATATAATTTTCAATACCTGGCGCCTGAAGAGGATGCAGCTCCGGCAGATTTGATAATCATAGCTGTAAAGCAGCATCACCTGGAACAGGCTATAAAGGACATCAGTAATTTTATAGGGGATGATACTATAATTCTCTCCCTCCTGAACGGCATATCCAGCGAGGAAATATTGGGCCGGACCTTCGGTATGGAAAAAATCCTCTACTCCTTCTGCGTATCTACGGATTCTGTGAGAATAGGTACTCAAGTCAAATATTCTGTTCTGGGTACCATCGTATTCGGCGAAAAGACAAATAAAGAATATTCCCAAAAAGTCCTGGCCGTAAAAGACCTGTTTGACAGGGCACAGATTCCCTATTCCATCCCTGAGGACATGATCCGAGAGCAATGGTGGAAATTCATGATGAACGTTGGCTTAAACCAGGTTTCAGCTATTTTGCGCGCTCCCTACGGAGTGTTTCAGAAGGTAAAAGAAGCCCGGGAGCTGATGGAGATGGCATGCAATGAAGTCATCGACATTGCAACCAAAATAGGAATCAACCTTACAAGGGATGATATAGACAAATACTTCAAAATTATAGATACCCTCTCCCCCAACGGCAAAACCTCCATGCTGCAGGATGTGGAAGCACACAGAAAGACAGAGGTGGAGATTTTTGCCGGCACGGTAATTGAACTAGGCCAAAAATATGGTATCCTGACGCCAGTAAACAATATGCTGTATAAAATGATCCGGGCTATGGAACAGGCATACAATTAA
- a CDS encoding DUF1294 domain-containing protein, whose product MLAVLILLNIYGFSMAGLDKSRARKKLWRIPEQSFFAVSLLGGSIGVYLGLLFFRHKTRHKHFMLGIPAIIIIQVLAALYLLDFTLF is encoded by the coding sequence GTGCTGGCAGTTCTTATATTACTGAATATTTATGGTTTTTCCATGGCAGGCTTGGACAAAAGCAGGGCACGAAAGAAATTGTGGCGCATACCGGAGCAAAGTTTTTTTGCAGTTTCCCTTCTGGGAGGCAGCATTGGGGTTTATCTGGGGCTTTTATTTTTCAGGCATAAAACGCGGCATAAGCATTTTATGCTTGGAATACCTGCTATTATAATAATCCAGGTTCTAGCAGCATTATATTTGCTTGATTTTACATTGTTTTAG